A DNA window from Engraulis encrasicolus isolate BLACKSEA-1 chromosome 3, IST_EnEncr_1.0, whole genome shotgun sequence contains the following coding sequences:
- the LOC134446526 gene encoding antigen-presenting glycoprotein CD1d-like has protein sequence MTSNITSLSKRANGGNSYRQASHSLWAFSTFIVGETPFPEFSAIVMLDDIQLWYYDSNVEKIIHRRHGSGNAYEEQEYGKNIFADQYHSMKRRALLSSQKLNKTNGVHVQQRMAGCGLLANYGHGMLSMVKFLEFTYGNVYNPICIQILRNNLHTRKNIVMRKVKPRVRLLQKRLPDSGGVRVTCLATGFYSRHINLTLLRDGQPVPDHQISGGELLPNGDETYQMRKSLEVSTEELQQHHYTCTAQHLSLDNKLNIDLGF, from the exons ATGACTTCAAACATAACCAGCCTTTCCAAAAGG GCTAATGGGGGTAATAGCTATAGACAAG CATCTCATTCGCTCTGGGCTTTTTCAACATTCATTGTTGGAGAAACTCCTTTCCCAGAATTCAGTGCAATTGTAATGCTAGACGACATTCAGCTCTGGTATTATGACTCCAATGTCGAGAAGATAATACACAGACGTCATGGGTCAGGCAATGCATATGAAGAACAAGAGTATGGTAAGAATATATTTGCGGACCAGTACCACAGCATGAAACGTAGAGCCCTGCTGTCATCCCAAAAGCTCAACAAGACAAATG GAGTACATGTTCAACAAAGAATGGCTGGTTGTGGGCTACTTGCCAATTACGGTCATGGGATGCTTTCAATGGT AAAGTTCCTGGAGTTCACATATGGCAATGTGTATAACCCAATTTGCATACAAATCTTGAGGAATAACCTTCATACAAGGAAAAATATTGTAATGAGAAAAG TGAAGCCCAGAGTTCGGCTCCTCCAGAAGAGACTCCCAGACTCTGGAGGGGTCAGAGTGACCTGCCTGGCAACTGGCTTCTACTCTCGTCACATCAACCTGACCCTGCTGAGAGATGGCCAGCCTGTGCCTGACCACCAGATCAGTGGGGGGGAGCTGCTACCTAATGGAGATGAGACGTACCAGATGAGGAAGAGCCTGGAGGTCAGCACAGAGGAGCTACAGCAGCATCACTACACCTGCACAGCTCAACACCTCAGCCTGGacaacaaactgaacattgattTAG